A DNA window from Brachionichthys hirsutus isolate HB-005 chromosome 10, CSIRO-AGI_Bhir_v1, whole genome shotgun sequence contains the following coding sequences:
- the LOC137900192 gene encoding collagenase 3: MAKDVTGFLEYLHHFYGFSGPRSARPKRTAATDAGADRMTGFCDKVEQMQRFFGLPPSGELTTETLAVMKRPRCGLSDVEQLGETVRWEKRSLSYRISRYNLAIPASKVHKVFKKAWQLWSNVAPMTFHKRRRKEADIVISFHSGDHHDGTPFDGRGGMLAHAFQPGFGIGGDVHFDADEDWSFNSTGFNLYAVAAHEFGHALGLSHSSDPGAVMYPAYNFAPNYELRLSLRDVKDVQRLYGDPHFASLFSTHPPPRTPDKCDPDLSFDAVTKLTQELLFFKDRFMWRKHPQFAETGITMISSLWQDSVPSYLDAVYENVEKNTNLFFKGQQYWMLMQLNLEEGFPRNITDLGFPSRIKSIDAALHFRHERCTLFFTGHECWRYSAERREKMEGPPTPIEQQWPGVPTPVDAAVVYDDSVHFFRGNVHYKFDFAAKRVVSTGPVNDLLDCKEEANL, from the exons atgg CAAAAGACGTCACGGGCTTCCTG GAATATCTGCACCACTTCTACGGCTTCTCCGGGCCGAGATCGGCGAGGCCGAAACGGACTGCTGCCACAGACGCAGGCGCCGATCGGATGACTGGATTCTGCGATAAGGTTGAACAGATGCAGCGCTTCTTTGGGCTCCCGCCAAGTGGGGAGCTGACCACGGAGACTCTGGCGGTAATGAAGAGGCCTCGCTGTGGCCTGTCGGATGTTGAACAGTTGGGCGAGACGGTTCGCTGGGAGAAGAGGAGCCTCAGCTACAG GATCTCTCGCTACAACCTTGCCATCCCGGCATCCAAGGTCCACAAGGTTTTCAAAAAGGCTTGGCAGCTCTGGTCCAATGTTGCACCGATGACATTccacaagaggaggaggaaggaggccgaCATTGTCATCTCCTTCCACAGTGGCG ACCACCACGATGGCACGCCGTTCGACGGCCGGGGGGGGATGCTGGCTCACGCCTTCCAACCTGGGTTTGGCATCGGCGGAGACGTGCACTTTGATGCTGATGAAGACTGGAGTTTTAATTCTACCG GCTTCAACCTCTATGCTGTCGCGGCCCATGAATTCGGCCACGCTCTCGGCCTGTCCCACTCCTCTGACCCGGGAGCCGTCATGTACCCGGCGTACAACTTTGCCCCGAATTATGAGCTCCGGCTCTCCCTCCGCGACGTCAAAGACGTCCAACGCCTGTACGGTGA TCCTCACTTTGCCTCACTATTCTCAACGCATCCCCCCCCGCGGACGCCGGACAAATGCGATCCCGATTTGTCTTTTGATGCCGTGACAAAATTAACACAGGAGCTCCTGTTTTTCAAAGACAG ATTCATGTGGCGTAAACATCCGCAGTTTGCTGAAACAGGAATCACCATGATTAGCAGTCTGTGGCAGGACAGTGTTCCGTCCTACCTGGACGCTGTCTACGAGAATGTGGAGAAGAACACAAATCTGTTTTTTAAAg GTCAACAATACTGGATGCTGATGCAGTTAAATCTGGAGGAAGGTTTCCCAAGAAACATCACGGACCTGGGTTTCCCCTCCAGGATTAAAAGCATCGATGCTGCTCTTCACTTCAGACATGAGCGCTGCACTCTCTTCTTCACCGGCCACGAGTGTTGGAGGTATTCAGC CGAGAGGCGGGAGAAGATGGAGGGACCGCCGACGCCCATAGAGCAGCAGTGGCCGGGGGTTCCGACCCCGGTAGATGCGGCCGTCGTCTACGATG ATTCCGTTCACTTCTTCCGGGGGAACGTCCATTACAAGTTTGACTTCGCCGCCAAACGAGTCGTCTCGACCGGCCCGGTTAACGACCTGCTGGACTGCAAGGAGGAGGCGAATctctga
- the mmp13a gene encoding collagenase 3a, translating into MKTSTPCILLSLAAAVGCLPLPQITEQDETFAESYLKSFFNLTEETGPTVRRGISPLRRKLNEMQEFFRLQVTGTLDARTMEMMKKPRCGVPDSTIARFSTFGNDLKWDKNSLTYRIENYTPDMSTSEIDDSIEKALQVWSKVTPLRFTRIYSGTADIRISFGSREHGDFYPFDGPDGTLAHAFAPSQGIGGDAHFDDDETFTFRSRSGYVLFMVAAHEFGHSLGLTHSRDPGALMYPVYTYSNPETFVLPRDDVNGIQSLYGSNPDKDPVNPDPEPPTTPDACDSKLVFDAIATLRGETLFFKDSFFWRIYPQSSTPQQSLIRNFWPEAPGKIDAAYESRYSDSVLFFKDRQVWAFRGYNLSPGYPKSISTFGLPRNVKKINAALYDVYSGKTLLFVGDKYYSYDEDKNIMDPGFPKRVDESFSGMTSKVTAAFQYRGFAYLYSGSFMIEYSLQSKTLYRILGNDYFLPCNNYLY; encoded by the exons ATGAAGACCTCTACTCCATGCATTCTACTAAGCCTGGCTGCCGCCGTGGGCTGCCTGCCGCTGCCACAGATTACTGAGCAAGATGAAACGTTTGCAGAG AGCTACCTGAAGAGCTTCTTCAACCTAACGGAGGAGACCGGCCCTACCGTCAGACGGGGGATCAGCCCGTTGAGACGGAAGCTGAATGAGATGCAGGAATTCTTTCGCCTCCAGGTCACTGGGACGCTGGACGCACGCACCATGGAGATGATGAAGAAGCCTCGCTGCGGCGTTCCAGATAGCACAATTGCCCGTTTCTCCACATTTGGAAATGACCTCAAGTGGGACAAGAACAGCCTGACCTACAG GATAGAGAACTACACCCCTGACATGTCTACGTCAGAGATTGATGACTCCATAGAGAAAGCTCTGCAGGTGTGGTCCAAAGTCACTCCCCTGAGGTTCACCAGAATCTACAGCGGAACCGCCGACATCAGGATCTCCTTTGGCAGCCGAG AACACGGTGATTTCTACCCCTTCGACGGTCCCGACGGGACCCTCGCTCACGCCTTCGCCCCTTCCCAAGGCATCGGAGGAGACGCTCATTTTGACGATGATGAAACCTTCACCTTCCGCTCGAGATCTG GCTACGTCCTCTTCATGGTGGCCGCCCATGAGTTCGGCCACTCCCTGGGCTTGACTCATTCCCGGGACCCCGGCGCCCTCATGTACCCCGTGTACACATACAGTAACCCCGAAACTTTCGTTCTGCCCCGGGACGACGTCAATGGCATCCAGTCTCTCTACG GTTCCAACCCCGACAAAGACCCTGTCAATCCTGACCCTGAACCCCCAACCACCCCTGACGCCTGTGATTCAAAGCTGGTCTTCGATGCCATCGCGACCCTACGAGGAGAAACGCTCTTCTTCAAGGACAG CTTCTTCTGGCGTATCTACCCTCAGAGCTCTACCCCTCAACAAAGTCTCATCAGGAACTTCTGGCCCGAAGCTCCCGGCAAGATTGACGCCGCTTATGAAAGCCGGTATTCTGATAGTGTCCTATTCTTTAAAG ATCGTCAAGTGTGGGCCTTCCGTGGATACAACCTGTCTCCTGGCTATCCAAAGTCAATTTCCACGTTTGGCCTCCCTAGGAATGTGAAGAAAATCAATGCGGCCCTTTATGACGTCTATTCTGGCAAGACTCTGCTCTTTGTCGGCGACAAATACTACAG cTATGATGAGGATAAAAACATTATGGACCCGGGATTCCCCAAGAGGGTGGATGAGTCCTTTTCTGGTATGACCAGCAAAGTGACGGCAGCTTTCCAGTACAGAG GTTTTGCTTACCTCTACAGTGGATCCTTCATGATTGAGTACAGCCTGCAGTCCAAGACCCTGTACCGCATCCTGGGGAACGACTACTTCCTGCCTTGCAATAACTACCTGTACTAG